In one window of Bradysia coprophila strain Holo2 unplaced genomic scaffold, BU_Bcop_v1 contig_200, whole genome shotgun sequence DNA:
- the LOC119075320 gene encoding 4-coumarate--CoA ligase-like 7 — translation MFRTEYDEKEKLWSGLNIPPLYNPKISIAQVLLRALAKNGPKLSQISDDSGIQMTCDEIRLKAIRAAQNLQQRGYEPKQVIGIMARNSHHLAPIVFASMSMGCPINAIGSTFDRADLIQNLRTPEPVVVFCDVDMYDCLQECLNEMGNNAKVFTFGGSKCDSEEVENLFIETGKEDNFLPVEVDGVNDIAVYLSTSGTTGLSKGVSITHAALLGQLSQDDVLYPTDIVLNFSQIFWIAGIRELLVATMNGATRIITTQSFTPELQLRLIEQYRVTYLLNLPIQLTNLLKSDRLATADLSSVRIILAGGNKVPLQLKQEMNSKLPNGYVHVAYGLTELCGYISLDFPKSSDNDTIGQLVAGAKSKIVDDDGNRCGVNVDGEICIKATNKFAGYYDNETATAEFFDEEGFVRSGDIGHFDEDGNLYIVDRKKNIFFYCGFTIEPSVVESYLSASPDIKLVCVVGVDKIVYSLAAALIVRDENSNITEKEIIEMVAAHFPDQYHLRGGVYFVDSIPTTRNGKISHRKARQMAARLHEESTEGNKDSSI, via the exons ATGTTTCGTACAGAGTACGACGAGAAAGAAAAGTTGTGGAGTGGTTTGAATATTCCGCCGTTATACAATCCAAAAATATCGATTGCACAAGTTCTTCTCAGAGCTTTGGCGAAAAATGGTCCGAAACTATCGCAG ATTAGTGACGATAGTGGAATCCAAATGACCTGCGATGAGATTCGTTTGAAAGCGATTCGAGCTGCTCAAAATCTGCAGCAGCGGGGATACGAACCGAAACAAGTGATTGGAATTATGGCCAGAAATTCACATCATCTGGCACCGATTGTCTTCGCTTCGATGTCGATGGGTTGCCCGATCAATGCAATCGGCTCAACATTCGATAGGGCGGatctaattcaaaatttgaggACACCAGAACCAGTTGTGGTTTTTTGTGACGTCGACATGTACGATTGCCTTCAAGAATGTTTAAACGAAATGGGAAATAATGCGAAAGTGTTCACTTTCGGCGGCTCCAAATGTGATTCGGAAGAGGTGGAGAATTTATTCATCGAAACTGGCAAAGAGGACAATTTTCT ACCAGTAGAAGTCGACGGCGTGAATGATATTGCGGTGTATCTTTCTACTTCCGGAACAACAGGGCTATCAAAAG GTGTTTCCATAACACATGCCGCTCTTCTTGGACAATTGTCTCAGGACGATGTATTGTATCCAACTgacattgttttgaattttagtcaaattttttggaTTGCCGGTATTAGGGAATTATTGGTAGCAACAATGAATGGTGCAACCCGTATAATAACGACACAATCCTTCACACCCGAGCTACAGCTTCGTTTAATTGAACAATATCGAGTCACCTATTTACTGAATTTGCCAATTCAGTTGACAAACCTTTTGAAAAGTGATCGCCTTGCGACTGCTGACCTGTCAAGTGTACGAATAATTTTAGCCGGAGGAAATAAAGTTCCGCTTCAGCTAAAACAAGAAATGAACTCCAAATTACCAAATGGGTATGTTCATGTCGCATACGGATTGACTGAGTTGTGTGGCTATATTTCATTGGACTTCCCTAAGTCCAGCGATAACGACACAATTGGCCAGTTGGTGGCTGGAGCTAAATCCAAAATAGTCGACGACGATGGAAATCGTTGTGGTGTCAACGTTGATGGTGAGATTTGTATCAAAGCCACTAACAAGTTTGCTGGTTACTATGATAATGAAACAGCCACTGCTGAGTTTTTTGACGAAGAAGGTTTCGTTCGATCTGGCGATATCGGACATTTTGATGAAGATGGCAATTTGTACATCGTTGATCGGaagaagaacatttttttctattgtgGCTTTACAATCGAACCATCTGTGGTCGAAAGCTATCTGTCAGCGTCACCGGATATTAAATTGGTCTGTGTGGTTGGAGTCGATAAAATTGTGTACAGTCTTGCAGCGGCTCTTATTGTACGCGATGAAAATTCCAATATTACCGAGAAGGAGATCATCGAAATGGTTGCAG CACATTTTCCAGATCAATACCATCTTCGTGGTGGAGTCTATTTCGTCGATTCGATTCCAACAACTCGGAACGGCAAAATATCGCACAGGAAGGCCAGACAAATGGCAGCGAGACTACATGAAGAATCGACTGAAGGCAACAAAGATTCATCAATTTAA